In Bacillus sp. Cs-700, one genomic interval encodes:
- a CDS encoding TlpA disulfide reductase family protein — protein MKLREEMPELEGATQWFNGEVKKNDLVGNKPLTLVHFWSISCGLCKEAMPMVNEFRDEYSEDMNVVAVHMPRSEKDLDLDEIKKVADQHDISQPIFVDSDHKLTDAFDNQYVPAYYVFDSEGKLRHFQAGGEGRKMLTKRITKLLDKAKKED, from the coding sequence ATGAAACTACGCGAAGAAATGCCTGAATTAGAAGGCGCTACACAATGGTTTAACGGAGAAGTTAAAAAAAATGATCTCGTTGGCAACAAACCACTTACACTTGTTCACTTCTGGTCGATTAGCTGCGGCCTATGTAAAGAAGCTATGCCAATGGTAAATGAATTTCGTGACGAGTATAGTGAAGACATGAATGTTGTAGCCGTTCATATGCCCCGTTCTGAGAAGGATCTTGATCTAGACGAAATCAAAAAGGTTGCTGATCAGCATGATATTAGTCAACCGATCTTTGTCGATAGCGACCACAAACTAACAGATGCATTCGACAATCAATATGTCCCAGCTTATTACGTATTTGATTCAGAAGGCAAACTGCGCCATTTCCAGGCAGGCGGAGAAGGACGTAAAATGCTTACGAAACGAATTACAAAACTTCTTGATAAAGCAAAAAAAGAAGACTAA
- a CDS encoding MFS transporter, producing MFESKRYRFLILISIVFISGYSQGMLLPLLSILLEEAGVSSSMNGLNASALYIGILFASPFIEKPVRKYGYKPAIAVGLFLVIVSITLIPIWQAFWFWFILRVIVGIGDNLLHFATQLWITTTTPKEKRGRNIAIYGSAFGLGFAAGPLSTILVEYSLYLPFLLASGIACVTWLLLSKIKNEFPDPLTHGSERVLSKYAHVLKIGWAALLPSFGYGFLEASLHGNFPVYALRAGLDVKAVSILLPAFVVGSLVFQMPLGIISDKFGRKNILLISILIGWVCFSSAIFTTSIPLLFTLFFLAGMMVGSLFSLSITYLADLLPTSLLPTGNILAGIFFGLGSILGPFLGGVFIDWFATGSIFYAISGMLLTLFIATAVHKNPEPMRQYSTS from the coding sequence TTGTTTGAATCAAAACGATATCGTTTCCTAATTTTAATTTCGATTGTCTTTATTTCAGGGTACTCTCAAGGTATGCTACTTCCATTATTATCTATTCTTCTTGAAGAAGCAGGCGTTTCGTCAAGTATGAATGGGTTAAATGCTTCTGCTCTTTATATCGGAATTTTATTTGCTTCACCATTTATCGAAAAACCCGTGCGTAAATACGGATACAAACCTGCCATTGCTGTTGGACTTTTTCTTGTTATCGTTTCAATTACGTTGATTCCTATCTGGCAAGCTTTCTGGTTCTGGTTTATTTTAAGGGTAATTGTAGGAATTGGTGATAACCTTCTACACTTTGCTACACAGCTCTGGATTACAACAACAACTCCAAAAGAAAAACGGGGAAGGAACATTGCAATATACGGCTCTGCTTTTGGGCTAGGGTTTGCAGCAGGACCACTTTCTACGATTTTAGTTGAATATTCCTTGTATCTTCCATTCTTACTTGCTTCAGGAATTGCTTGCGTTACCTGGCTGCTACTATCGAAAATTAAAAATGAGTTTCCCGATCCATTAACACATGGCTCTGAACGAGTTCTCTCTAAATATGCTCACGTATTAAAAATCGGCTGGGCAGCCCTATTACCTTCGTTCGGATACGGTTTCCTTGAAGCATCCCTTCATGGGAATTTCCCCGTGTATGCGCTTCGAGCAGGATTAGACGTAAAAGCTGTTTCGATTCTACTTCCCGCATTTGTTGTAGGAAGTCTGGTGTTTCAAATGCCACTTGGGATCATTAGTGATAAATTCGGACGTAAAAACATCCTGCTTATTAGTATTCTGATTGGCTGGGTTTGTTTTTCAAGTGCGATCTTTACAACATCCATCCCGTTGCTATTTACACTATTCTTCCTAGCCGGGATGATGGTTGGATCACTTTTTTCCTTGAGCATCACTTACCTAGCCGACCTTCTCCCCACTAGTCTTCTGCCTACGGGAAACATTTTAGCAGGCATTTTCTTTGGTCTTGGCAGTATTCTCGGACCGTTTCTTGGTGGAGTTTTTATCGATTGGTTTGCTACTGGAAGCATCTTCTATGCGATTAGCGGTATGTTGCTAACTTTATTTATTGCAACGGCTGTTCATAAAAATCCTGAGCCAATGAGACAATATTCAACTTCGTGA
- a CDS encoding OsmC family protein: protein MEFNMKKEETGFTADFEYGTLHISGDEQFGFRPYQLLVSSVAVCSGGVLRQILDKKRMKYDDIKIKADVTRNKEEANRVEKIHLHFTLYGDLDDQKVERALELTKKHCSMAQSVIGSIELEESYEIVAE from the coding sequence TTGGAATTTAACATGAAAAAAGAAGAAACAGGTTTCACAGCTGATTTTGAGTATGGGACACTTCACATATCTGGAGATGAACAGTTTGGCTTTCGACCTTACCAGCTGCTTGTCTCGTCTGTAGCAGTTTGCAGCGGTGGTGTACTACGACAGATTCTTGATAAAAAGCGAATGAAATATGACGATATTAAAATTAAGGCTGATGTTACACGTAATAAAGAAGAAGCGAATCGCGTTGAAAAAATCCACCTTCACTTTACGTTATATGGTGACCTTGACGATCAAAAGGTTGAAAGAGCGCTTGAATTAACGAAAAAACATTGCTCTATGGCGCAATCTGTTATTGGCAGTATTGAACTGGAAGAATCCTATGAAATTGTAGCTGAATAA
- a CDS encoding pyridoxamine 5'-phosphate oxidase family protein: MSQSEIKNKVLSIFDSHYVGTLSTVKDNKPHSRFMTFFNDELTLMTPTSKETHKVEDIEQNKNVHVLLGYDGEGWHDRFVEVQGQVTIDNSKETKEKLWGDQLKRWFDSPEDPNYIVLKIKPDTIRLMNEGENTPETLEL; the protein is encoded by the coding sequence ATGTCTCAATCAGAAATTAAAAATAAGGTTTTAAGCATTTTCGATTCTCACTATGTTGGTACGCTAAGTACAGTGAAGGATAATAAGCCACACTCACGATTTATGACTTTCTTCAATGACGAGTTAACGCTCATGACACCAACAAGTAAGGAAACACATAAGGTCGAAGACATCGAACAAAATAAGAATGTGCATGTCCTACTTGGTTACGATGGTGAAGGATGGCATGATCGCTTTGTAGAAGTACAGGGGCAGGTTACCATTGATAATTCCAAAGAAACGAAGGAAAAATTATGGGGGGATCAACTGAAACGCTGGTTTGATTCACCTGAAGATCCTAACTATATCGTTCTTAAAATCAAACCGGATACAATCCGCCTTATGAACGAGGGAGAAAACACTCCAGAAACGCTAGAATTGTAG
- a CDS encoding MATE family efflux transporter, whose translation MNKTHDFTQGNIAKQMVFFSLPIFLTNLLQTSYQFIDSIWVGNLLGANALGAISIAAPVIFTVLSFIIGVNSATLTVLSQRKGASDQNGLIESLNAFVVALTILSVLFGIIGFLFTDPILKFLGTPDEIFESTKVYLRINFLGILFLFGYNFIGTVLRALGDSKTPIRFVLFAVILNTVLDPLFISYFNWGIEGAAYATILSQGAAFLYGVIYSVWKSKIPFTIPHLPDSKEIKRISKLGIPAGLQMMTVSAGVTAIMGIVASFGTQVVAGFGAAQRLDRIIMLPAFTLGAAVNSMAGQNIGSGKWGRVSAISKNGIILILSVSLTISAIIFFSAESMIRLFINDPKTIAFGENYLKTVAFFYPFLGINFVLNGVVKAAGAMIQVLVLNIISFWVLRVPLTYLFSKWLGAEGIAYGIGVSFIISSLFAIAYYRYGKWREIDLFEGNQETSDDKFPQKKNG comes from the coding sequence ATGAACAAAACACACGACTTTACTCAAGGAAATATTGCGAAACAAATGGTCTTTTTTTCGTTACCTATATTCTTAACAAATTTACTCCAAACGTCGTATCAATTTATCGATAGCATTTGGGTCGGGAACTTACTCGGGGCAAATGCTCTTGGAGCGATTTCTATTGCAGCTCCGGTGATCTTTACTGTTCTTTCATTCATTATCGGGGTGAATAGTGCGACGTTAACCGTACTGTCTCAGAGGAAGGGAGCTTCTGATCAAAACGGACTCATTGAGTCACTAAACGCATTTGTTGTAGCTTTAACAATTCTCTCGGTTCTTTTTGGGATTATTGGGTTTCTTTTTACTGATCCCATTCTAAAATTTTTAGGAACGCCTGATGAGATATTTGAGAGTACGAAAGTGTACTTACGAATTAATTTTCTTGGTATTTTGTTTTTATTTGGCTATAACTTTATTGGGACAGTTTTACGGGCGCTTGGGGATAGCAAAACTCCGATTCGTTTCGTACTGTTTGCTGTTATTTTAAATACCGTATTGGACCCTCTTTTCATTTCTTATTTTAATTGGGGAATTGAAGGGGCAGCTTATGCGACAATTCTTTCACAAGGGGCTGCCTTTTTGTATGGGGTGATTTATTCTGTATGGAAATCTAAAATCCCATTTACAATTCCACATCTTCCTGATTCAAAAGAAATTAAGCGTATTTCCAAGCTAGGTATACCGGCAGGATTGCAAATGATGACTGTATCTGCAGGAGTAACAGCGATTATGGGAATTGTCGCGAGCTTTGGTACGCAAGTAGTTGCAGGGTTTGGAGCAGCACAAAGACTTGATCGCATTATCATGTTACCGGCATTTACACTTGGAGCAGCGGTGAACAGCATGGCTGGACAAAATATTGGCTCTGGGAAATGGGGTAGAGTATCTGCGATCTCTAAAAATGGGATTATTTTAATTCTTTCCGTTTCTCTTACCATTAGTGCCATTATCTTTTTTTCTGCTGAATCAATGATTCGCCTGTTCATTAACGATCCAAAGACCATTGCCTTTGGTGAAAACTACTTAAAAACGGTTGCCTTTTTCTACCCGTTTCTTGGCATTAACTTTGTTTTAAACGGCGTCGTGAAAGCAGCAGGTGCGATGATTCAAGTGCTTGTACTTAATATTATTTCGTTCTGGGTCCTTCGTGTACCGCTTACTTATCTTTTCTCAAAATGGTTAGGCGCAGAGGGGATTGCATATGGAATAGGAGTAAGCTTTATCATCTCAAGTCTATTCGCGATCGCATATTACCGTTATGGGAAATGGCGTGAAATTGATTTGTTTGAAGGTAATCAAGAGACAAGTGATGACAAATTCCCTCAAAAAAAGAATGGTTAA
- a CDS encoding membrane protein → MKRFLFYVVGLFILTAGITLTIKSDIGAGAWDALNVGLSETIGFTVGSWVIIVGMILIIVNAILMRAWPDFFALITIIVTGLFVDFWLLTLFADWTISDVFMAYAVFAIGMILVGLGIAIYLQAKFAVIPIDGLMLAIHHKTGLSIRTSKTIGELIALLAAVILGGPIGIGTLAITFGIGPLVQFFYPAFEKMNA, encoded by the coding sequence ATGAAGCGTTTTTTGTTCTATGTAGTTGGGTTATTCATATTAACAGCTGGGATAACATTAACCATCAAATCAGATATTGGTGCGGGGGCCTGGGATGCCCTTAATGTTGGATTATCGGAAACAATCGGATTTACAGTTGGCAGTTGGGTCATTATTGTTGGGATGATCTTAATTATTGTAAACGCAATTCTAATGAGAGCTTGGCCGGATTTCTTTGCACTCATTACAATTATTGTTACAGGTTTATTCGTTGATTTTTGGTTATTAACATTATTTGCAGATTGGACGATTTCTGATGTTTTCATGGCATACGCTGTTTTTGCAATTGGAATGATCTTGGTAGGACTTGGAATCGCAATTTATCTTCAAGCGAAGTTTGCCGTTATTCCGATTGATGGGTTAATGCTTGCGATACATCACAAAACAGGTCTAAGCATTCGAACTTCAAAAACAATTGGTGAGCTGATTGCCCTACTTGCCGCTGTTATTTTAGGAGGGCCGATCGGAATCGGTACACTGGCTATTACATTTGGTATTGGTCCACTTGTACAGTTTTTCTATCCTGCTTTTGAAAAAATGAACGCTTAA
- a CDS encoding YfkD famly protein codes for MKKLVLIILLLTFISPLNSLAAEGKKAGNNQSLQVPDSTVNISKENTYPNPAQDLPTLQPSELTKELTGSAEVRIENPELIQILNDSSISPSKLAIGYRASIYLGKWALNYDSAETNVNWQFKQANVNRVDNRGGSGPVQMTYRQEEEKKVNGGLTASIPDSEDVKKMMMMKASEKTKLSLSFQTMIGKDTKKGNVYNVGAQHYGTLTSFVPAVNEKGKVTYGEVYLVLKGSKMKLEVRNVTQQGIGAWIPVQDYLSFEFNTRQ; via the coding sequence ATGAAGAAATTAGTCTTAATTATCCTACTTTTAACCTTTATCTCGCCACTAAATTCCTTAGCTGCCGAGGGGAAGAAAGCAGGAAATAATCAATCGCTACAAGTTCCAGATTCGACGGTCAATATTTCAAAGGAGAACACATACCCTAACCCAGCCCAAGATTTACCCACTTTACAGCCGAGTGAGCTAACAAAAGAGTTGACTGGCTCAGCTGAGGTTCGTATCGAAAATCCTGAGCTAATCCAGATATTAAATGACTCTTCCATTTCACCATCTAAGCTTGCGATTGGCTATCGTGCGAGCATCTATCTAGGTAAGTGGGCGCTGAATTATGACTCTGCTGAGACAAATGTTAATTGGCAATTTAAGCAGGCGAATGTGAACCGAGTGGACAATAGAGGCGGAAGTGGTCCAGTTCAAATGACATACCGTCAAGAAGAAGAGAAAAAAGTAAACGGCGGCCTAACTGCCTCAATTCCTGACAGTGAAGATGTAAAGAAAATGATGATGATGAAGGCTTCTGAAAAAACAAAGCTATCTCTTTCTTTTCAAACAATGATTGGGAAAGATACGAAAAAAGGGAATGTTTATAACGTTGGTGCACAACATTATGGGACACTGACAAGTTTTGTACCTGCTGTAAATGAGAAAGGCAAAGTAACCTATGGTGAAGTGTATCTTGTGTTAAAAGGAAGCAAAATGAAATTGGAAGTACGAAATGTAACACAGCAGGGAATTGGGGCATGGATACCTGTTCAGGATTATTTAAGTTTTGAATTTAATACCCGTCAGTAA
- the pdaA gene encoding delta-lactam-biosynthetic de-N-acetylase: protein MTGAHAIDNESHDWYFKRSKNHAPATTEPEFQEMLKPYDSYFIGQSEKKELYMTFDNGYENGYTDEILDVLRKEEVPATFFVTGHYLRDQPDLVKRMVKEGHLVGNHSWSHPDMTAISDDKIRTELRKVKEEYARLTGDETMQYLRPPRGVFSERSLAISHEEGYHNIFWSLAYKDWETNKQKGSQYAYDSIMKQVHPGAIMLLHTVSKDNAEALEKVIQDLKKEGYTFKSLDDLVLKGKLPTMP from the coding sequence ATGACTGGAGCACATGCGATCGATAATGAATCGCATGACTGGTATTTCAAACGTAGTAAAAATCATGCACCCGCTACGACAGAACCTGAATTTCAAGAAATGCTAAAACCGTATGATAGTTATTTTATTGGTCAGTCAGAGAAAAAAGAGCTATATATGACGTTTGATAACGGGTATGAAAATGGTTATACAGATGAAATCTTAGACGTTCTAAGAAAAGAAGAAGTACCTGCAACTTTCTTTGTAACGGGACATTACTTGAGAGATCAACCCGATCTTGTGAAGCGAATGGTGAAAGAGGGGCATCTTGTTGGAAATCATTCGTGGAGCCATCCAGATATGACGGCGATTTCTGATGATAAAATAAGGACCGAGTTACGTAAGGTTAAAGAGGAATATGCTCGTTTAACGGGAGACGAGACGATGCAATATTTACGACCGCCGCGTGGGGTTTTTAGCGAACGATCACTCGCAATTTCTCATGAAGAAGGATACCATAACATCTTCTGGTCACTCGCTTATAAAGATTGGGAAACGAATAAGCAAAAGGGTAGTCAGTATGCGTATGACTCGATCATGAAACAGGTGCATCCCGGCGCCATCATGCTACTTCATACCGTTTCAAAAGATAACGCAGAAGCTCTTGAAAAGGTTATCCAAGATTTAAAGAAAGAGGGCTATACGTTTAAGAGTCTTGATGATCTTGTTTTGAAGGGAAAACTGCCGACTATGCCTTAA
- a CDS encoding DNA-3-methyladenine glycosylase: protein MWAEKIFLPKPYNVNRLFRRLNMDPLQCVDDYNQIIKVPLIIQQQREVYSVQSIGTDEQPCFEISGQDDSKREEAVTRINQMFDLQMDTPSISSTFRKTDLNSLVDDYIGMPIICEPDVYSALLKNIVHQQLNMKFAYTLMYRFVTRYGIKIGDVWFYPNPEVVSKLKVDELRELQFSKRKAEYVIGIAEKIVSCDLKLEKLYAQTNKEVYDELLPIRGVGPWTVECVLLFGLGRKDILPAGDVGIQNALMKWYQLPTKPSKEEVQAYRKKWSPYSSYVSMYLWESLSG from the coding sequence GTGTGGGCTGAGAAAATATTTCTTCCAAAACCGTACAATGTGAATCGACTTTTCCGAAGATTAAACATGGATCCGCTTCAGTGCGTTGATGATTATAATCAAATCATTAAAGTTCCGTTAATCATACAACAACAAAGAGAAGTTTATTCTGTTCAGTCCATTGGAACAGACGAACAACCTTGCTTTGAGATAAGTGGACAAGATGATAGCAAAAGAGAAGAAGCTGTTACTCGCATTAACCAAATGTTTGACTTACAAATGGATACGCCTAGTATCTCTTCAACATTTAGAAAAACAGATCTTAATTCATTAGTCGACGATTATATAGGTATGCCTATTATTTGTGAGCCTGATGTGTACAGTGCTTTACTAAAGAATATTGTTCATCAGCAGCTTAATATGAAGTTTGCTTATACTCTAATGTATCGCTTTGTGACGCGTTATGGTATTAAAATTGGTGACGTATGGTTTTATCCTAACCCCGAGGTTGTAAGCAAGCTTAAGGTAGATGAGCTGCGAGAGCTACAATTTAGTAAAAGAAAAGCTGAATACGTGATTGGAATTGCAGAAAAGATTGTGTCTTGTGATCTTAAATTAGAGAAACTCTATGCACAAACGAATAAGGAAGTGTATGATGAGTTACTACCAATCAGAGGCGTTGGTCCTTGGACAGTTGAATGTGTCCTTCTTTTTGGTTTAGGAAGAAAGGATATTTTGCCAGCTGGTGATGTAGGCATTCAAAATGCCCTCATGAAGTGGTATCAGCTACCAACGAAGCCGTCAAAAGAAGAAGTACAGGCTTATAGAAAGAAGTGGTCACCGTATTCGAGTTATGTTTCCATGTATTTATGGGAAAGCTTAAGCGGTTAA
- the rlmD gene encoding 23S rRNA (uracil(1939)-C(5))-methyltransferase RlmD has protein sequence MDNKKVKGTGLTNGQTIPLTIKRLGINGEGVGFFKRTVVFVPGALPGEEITAEVTKVFPNRAEAKVKRLRKKSKDRVTPPCPVYEECGGCQLQHMSYQAQLREKRDIVIQSFERHAKLGENDLTIKPVIGMEDPWNYRNKSQLQVRKQKGKVIAGLYGAGSHELVELTNCLVQHPETNRVTRQVVNILQDLNISIYHEKKRNGLVRTIVTRVGFETGQIQLVLVTSEETIPRKELLMKEIKKRLPEVRSVIQNVNGKRTSLIFGEKTLLLEGEEVIQESLGDLNFELSARAFFQLNPLQTVKLYDEVKKAADLTGNENVIDAYCGVGTIGLWLAEEAKEVRGMDVIKESIDDARENARRHGYESKMTYDVGKAEEVVPKWIKEGFKPNVIVVDPPRTGCDDTLLATMVKAKADRIVYVSCNPSTLAKDASYLMKKGYQLEQLQPVDMFPQTSHVEVVSVFKKKQR, from the coding sequence TTGGATAACAAAAAGGTGAAAGGGACAGGACTTACGAACGGTCAAACCATTCCTTTAACAATTAAACGATTAGGCATAAACGGGGAAGGTGTAGGATTCTTTAAGAGAACGGTTGTTTTTGTACCAGGAGCACTGCCTGGGGAAGAAATTACAGCTGAAGTGACAAAAGTTTTCCCTAACCGAGCAGAAGCCAAAGTAAAACGGCTTCGTAAAAAGTCAAAGGATCGTGTTACTCCTCCATGTCCTGTTTATGAAGAATGTGGTGGATGTCAGTTGCAACATATGAGTTATCAGGCTCAATTACGTGAGAAGCGTGATATTGTGATTCAGTCGTTTGAGCGGCATGCAAAATTAGGTGAAAACGATTTAACTATAAAACCCGTTATTGGAATGGAAGATCCATGGAATTATCGAAACAAGAGCCAGCTGCAGGTTAGGAAGCAAAAAGGAAAGGTCATTGCAGGGTTATATGGCGCGGGTTCTCATGAACTTGTTGAACTGACAAATTGCCTCGTTCAACATCCTGAAACAAATCGCGTTACACGTCAGGTTGTAAACATTCTACAGGATTTAAACATTTCAATTTATCATGAAAAAAAGCGAAATGGTCTTGTTCGGACCATTGTGACAAGAGTGGGGTTTGAAACAGGTCAAATTCAACTTGTTCTTGTTACTTCAGAAGAAACGATTCCTAGAAAAGAATTGTTAATGAAAGAAATTAAGAAAAGACTGCCAGAAGTTAGATCCGTTATTCAAAATGTAAATGGGAAACGAACTTCGCTAATATTTGGTGAGAAAACTCTTTTATTAGAAGGAGAAGAAGTGATTCAAGAGTCTTTAGGTGATTTGAATTTCGAATTATCTGCTCGTGCTTTCTTCCAACTTAATCCACTTCAAACGGTAAAACTATATGATGAAGTAAAAAAAGCCGCTGATCTTACTGGTAACGAAAATGTCATTGATGCTTATTGTGGAGTGGGTACCATTGGTCTTTGGCTTGCTGAGGAAGCCAAAGAAGTAAGAGGAATGGATGTCATCAAAGAGTCAATTGATGATGCAAGGGAGAATGCTCGAAGACACGGTTATGAGTCAAAAATGACTTATGATGTTGGAAAAGCAGAAGAAGTTGTACCGAAGTGGATAAAAGAAGGGTTTAAGCCAAATGTTATCGTGGTGGATCCCCCTAGAACAGGTTGTGATGATACTTTATTAGCTACGATGGTGAAAGCGAAAGCAGATCGCATTGTTTATGTATCGTGTAATCCTTCTACTTTGGCCAAAGATGCCAGCTACTTAATGAAAAAAGGATATCAGCTAGAGCAATTGCAACCAGTTGATATGTTCCCACAAACCTCTCATGTAGAAGTGGTATCCGTTTTCAAGAAAAAGCAGCGCTAA
- a CDS encoding YfhD family protein: MAKRPNYSEGKQKRQAKNPIPSAQNEDVEFANEFDSADAKAAERARAADQRNKKNK; encoded by the coding sequence ATGGCAAAACGTCCAAATTATTCAGAAGGTAAACAAAAACGTCAAGCTAAAAACCCAATTCCATCAGCACAAAACGAAGATGTAGAATTCGCAAATGAATTCGATTCAGCTGATGCGAAAGCAGCAGAAAGAGCACGAGCAGCAGATCAGCGTAACAAGAAAAACAAATAA
- a CDS encoding YfhE family protein gives MDKRKGRDNKESKMTLTKTQDVLFGREFKRADRAGHK, from the coding sequence GTGGATAAACGGAAAGGTAGAGATAACAAAGAATCGAAAATGACGTTAACCAAAACACAAGATGTACTTTTTGGACGTGAATTTAAACGTGCTGACAGGGCTGGTCATAAGTAA
- a CDS encoding GNAT family N-acetyltransferase has translation MIKHRDLSECHVLFDLMVDPAVFPFVRHKASSYEEYLFLTKQLIEAEEQGELVSRTILDEWGNPIGTINLYDIEQETGFLGTWIGTPYHGKGYNQLAKEAFFNELFFDKQIKTIFMRINKENTRSQKAAEKIPYVEKADDKWPDVYHKINSGEKSYHLYEIERDNYHLHVMREGLESVEVQMEA, from the coding sequence ATGATTAAACATCGTGACCTGTCGGAATGTCATGTGCTATTTGACTTGATGGTTGACCCAGCTGTCTTCCCATTCGTGCGTCATAAAGCAAGCTCTTACGAAGAATATTTGTTCTTAACCAAACAACTCATTGAAGCCGAGGAACAGGGGGAGCTCGTTTCTCGAACCATTCTAGATGAATGGGGTAATCCAATCGGTACGATTAATTTATATGATATCGAACAAGAAACCGGATTTCTCGGCACCTGGATCGGAACTCCTTATCACGGTAAAGGGTACAATCAACTTGCAAAAGAAGCCTTTTTCAACGAGTTGTTTTTTGATAAGCAAATCAAAACCATTTTTATGAGAATCAACAAGGAAAACACGCGGTCGCAAAAAGCAGCTGAAAAAATTCCTTATGTTGAAAAAGCCGATGACAAATGGCCAGACGTTTATCATAAAATCAATTCTGGAGAAAAGTCATATCATTTATATGAAATCGAACGCGACAACTACCATCTTCATGTAATGCGTGAAGGACTAGAGTCTGTTGAGGTTCAAATGGAAGCATAA
- a CDS encoding amidohydrolase gives MTILFKQARVYPVASPLLPCADVLVKNGLIHQISPSIPEEPTMTVIDGKGYHLFPGFIDAHTHLGLYDEGTGWAGNDANETVEALTPHVRALDGVNPLDVGFKDAIAFGVTSVQVMPGSANIIGGLTTVLKTHGKNVEKMIVREIAGLKIALGENPKRVHSQSNNDSITRMGIMGLLREAFYDASRSNQKEHPRIAPIIAALNREIPVRIHAHRADDILTAVRFAREFNLDLRIEHCTEGHLIADELSGQNMKVTVGPSMTRRSKIELKNKTWATYGILNSHGIEVSITTDHPYVPIQYLNICAALAVREGLSEEKAIEGITLNPAKSLGVDHRIGSIEVGKDADLVLWSNHPFQYDARPLLTMINGEIIR, from the coding sequence ATGACAATTTTATTTAAGCAAGCTCGCGTCTATCCGGTTGCTTCCCCATTACTACCCTGTGCAGATGTTCTCGTAAAAAACGGACTTATCCATCAAATATCTCCATCTATACCTGAGGAACCTACAATGACAGTTATTGACGGGAAAGGTTATCATCTTTTTCCTGGTTTCATCGATGCTCATACACATTTGGGGCTATATGATGAAGGGACTGGTTGGGCTGGAAATGATGCCAATGAAACGGTAGAAGCTCTAACGCCCCATGTGAGAGCTCTTGATGGTGTTAATCCATTAGACGTTGGCTTTAAAGATGCCATTGCCTTTGGTGTTACCTCCGTTCAGGTTATGCCAGGGAGTGCCAATATTATTGGCGGCTTAACTACTGTTTTAAAAACACATGGAAAAAATGTAGAGAAAATGATTGTAAGAGAAATAGCTGGACTTAAAATTGCCTTAGGAGAAAATCCCAAACGAGTGCATAGTCAATCAAACAATGACTCAATTACCAGAATGGGGATTATGGGATTACTGCGTGAAGCATTCTATGATGCAAGCCGCTCAAATCAAAAAGAGCATCCGCGTATAGCACCTATAATTGCAGCGCTCAATCGAGAAATCCCTGTTAGAATACACGCTCATCGAGCTGATGATATCTTAACAGCCGTTCGCTTTGCCAGGGAATTTAATCTCGATCTCAGAATTGAGCACTGTACCGAAGGACATCTTATTGCCGATGAACTTAGCGGACAAAACATGAAAGTAACAGTAGGACCATCAATGACAAGACGTTCTAAAATCGAACTTAAAAATAAAACATGGGCTACTTATGGAATCTTAAATAGTCATGGTATTGAAGTATCGATTACAACAGATCATCCGTACGTTCCAATCCAATACTTGAACATATGTGCTGCACTTGCGGTTAGAGAAGGATTAAGTGAAGAAAAAGCCATTGAAGGCATTACCCTTAATCCCGCAAAAAGTCTTGGCGTTGACCATCGAATTGGCAGCATTGAAGTCGGAAAAGATGCCGACTTAGTACTCTGGTCCAATCATCCTTTTCAGTATGATGCTCGCCCTCTTTTAACCATGATTAACGGGGAAATTATACGCTAA